The Nostoc sp. 'Peltigera membranacea cyanobiont' N6 genome contains the following window.
CGAAAGAGTTTAATACCAGGATTCTGGTTTGCCACTCGGCGATTATAAGTACCAAATTGGTCTAATGAACTATCAGCAAAGCGGTTTTTTAACTCATTTATGGGAACTAATGTCCGCGTTGAAGGTTGATAACGTCGCATCTCTGATGAGTCGGGGTTATTGAGTCCTCTGAATCCCAGTGCTTCACAAATCCAGCCTTCAATTGCTCGTTTCATTTCCAGATGACACGCATCGTAATTATCTAGCTCTTGAAAATACTCGGTGGCAATTTCGTCGTTAGCATCAATTTCATCGAGAGCATTTTGTTCGCTAATTTTGGCAATTTCGTTTTCAATTTGCTCTTGAATTGGCGAAATCATCTCTAACAATCCAGCAGCACTTGATTGAAACAAAGCTGTTTCTAATTCTGCAAGTTTATCATCCACATAAAACTGCAAACTGGCAATTGATTGTTGGAAAATACCAAAGCCATCTTTTAATACTTGATACCAAGCATTGTGGGGGCTATCTTCCAAATAGGGGCCAATCAAAACACAAGATTGGACTCCAATTTTGCTGCCAATGCGGTCAAGTCTGCCAAGTCTTTGCTCTAATTGATTCGGCGACCAAGGAAGGTCAAAATGAATTAACCAATCGGCAAATTGGAGGTTAAGTCCTTCTTCTCCAGAGCGATCGCATACTAGAATAAAGCAGTTTGGGTTATTCCTGAATTTACTTAACCCTTCCTCAACTTTGTCTGGTGATTCTCCAAATTGATGTTTGGCTATTGTCTCTGCACCAAAGGTATCAGACAAATACCGGACTATTTCGCCACAAGTTTGCACAAAGCTGGTAAATACAATAAATTTGGGCAGAATATCGCCAGAAATTGGTCTTTTGATTCTCTGCTGTATCCTTGTGATGAATTCTTTTTGATTCTTCCGAACGTTTGCAGGAATTTTAAAGTACGTACCTAACTGATTCAGCACTACTGTTTTCAAATTTTCTGTCCGTCCTCCGTCCTCTTGGGGTTGACGAATAATTTTGAGGAAGGATTGCAGAATCTCTTCTTCCCCTGAGAATTTGGGGGTTGTAGTTAATAGGCGAATATCATCTTCTTTAAACTCCTGGATGAGTTTAGCATGAGGCTTACCAGTTAAACGGGCGGTAATTACCTGCTCTAATATGCCTAACCAAGTACCAGCAGCTAGGAATAACACCAGAAAAATTCGCTGATATGGCTTTTCACTAGGAGCAACACTCCGCCATTGATTGAGCAGTTCGTGGATATCAGGCGATCGCTCGTCTAGATCGTACTCTTCTTTGGGCGTAAAATTGCGGTCAAAGATTACATCTTCTACTGCCGCGCGACGGTTGCGAAGCATTCGCCGGTGTAGTCGATAGATATCGCTAACGTGAGTCCGAATCGCTTGAACGATTTGATCTTGGTCGGTAGAATTTGCTTGTAAACAATTTTCTAAATCATCCGCCAGCTTCAGTAAATACTCATCCTCAGCTAAGAGGGTTCGTAGTTGCTGCAAGTTGCTTTTGATAACAGCAGGTTCCGCACCTTCTTTAAAAGAAAGCAGAAGTCTACCAATTTCCTGACGGCTTTCAACTTTGGCGCGGAAACCTGCTAAATCACCAATTTTATAGGTTGTTGGGTCGAGCAAGTGCAACATGGCCAGAAAATCTTGCTCGTGATTCAGGACAGGAGTGGCAGATAATAAAAGTAAGCGATCGCTCTTATGAGCAAGTTCTTTGCAAGTCTGAAAACGCTGGCGGACTGTTGCATCCTTGGAGGTCGCCATTGCTGCGATGTGATGAGCTTCATCTAAAATTAAGCAGCCTATCCTCGCTTTCAGGTTGATTTTATGGATATCTTCAACCGCCAGCACTGCTACCCGTTTGCCAAAATGGGAGATGTAAAACTTGTTTTCTAACTCAGTCCGCCATTGTTTGAGCAAATATTGCGGAACTAATACCACCGCCCCTTTTTTCGGCTCATCCAGAAGGAATTGACGGAGAATCGCACCCGCTTCGATGGTTTTTCCAAGTCCCACCTCGTCTGCTAACAAGTAGCGTTGAATTGGGTCTTCTAGTACCCGCCGCACAACTTCAACTTGGTGAGGATAAAGATTAATATTTGCCGAAATCAATCCCGTCATCCCGCGACTGACAGCGCGTTGCTTAATCAAGGATTTGACGAAAGCTAATCTTTTGTCATGGAAGTAGGGTGTTTCGTGACCCTTCATCGCCAGAGTTTCGATGGGGTCTGTGTTTGGGAGATTACAACGAACGTAAATGTCTTCTTCAGTAGCGATCGCAGTTTTCTTATCTGGTAAATCAATTTGATACATTTCTGTATCTTCATCCCAGATGAAAACTCTGCCAACTATCCATTTATCCTGAGTTTGGTACTTAATATAGCATCGAGCCTGGGGTTCAAGCCTGACCTCAGAGAGCGAACTTAAAGGTAAAGTTTTTTGAAGACGTTGCCCTATTGAGCAGAAATACTCAACATTTGCATTGGCATCAGATATTTCCGTAACTTTTCCGATACCCAAAGAGTTATTCTGGGACTGTACCAATAAACCGAGCTTAATCATAGATCCAGTCCCCTGAACACACTAAAAGAACTTTCCAGACTAGTTTGTTCACCTAAATATCTGGAAATTTTGTCGATCAACATTATAGATAATAAACTGGCATTACAGTTTTTGTTATGGCGATGTCTACGAGACGCTAAAAGCGAACGAATACTCGCTAACGCCGATAGAATTAAGATCGTGTACCTTTATTGACTATGAAGAAAATCCGAGACAACACAATTAAGTTAAATCAATATTTAAAGTTGATGGGCATAGTGCCAACTGGAGGACAAGCCAAGCTGATGATTCAAGGTGGCGATGTTCAAGTAAACGGGATGCTGGAAACCCGACGAGGGCGGCGACTAGTACCGGGTGATAAAGTGACAATAGAAGGAAAAACTTTAGAGGTGAATTTGGATAACAATGAAGACCAACACTTAGTGATAGATTTTCCTGAACAAACTGAGTAAAGGATTTTTATCCCAAATTGAAAAGTTTCTCTTTTGCCTTCTGAGTAATGCTGCAAATTTCCAATAAAGTTATCATCCCGCAGAGTGAGATTGAAATTAGTGCGATTCGTTCGCAAGGAGCAGGAGGCCAAAATGTCAATAAGGTTTCCACGGCGATTCACTTGCGCTTCGATATTGTCGCTTCATCATTACCGGATTATTATAAAGAACAACTTTTAAAGCTGAACGATCGACGCATCACCCAGGATGGAGTTGTTGTAATTAAAGCACAAGAACACCGAAGCCAAGAAAACAATCGGGAGTCAGCTTTGAGACGACTTCAAGAACTGATTCAAAGCGCAGTTGTAGTAACCATAAAGCGCAAACCGACCAAACCAACTCGCAGTTCTCAAAGAAAGCGCCTTGACTACAAAACTAAACACGGACAGGTTAAGTCTAACAGAGGGGAAGTGACAGATTATTGATTTATAAATTAGACTTTGGCACTCAATTTTGTTGCAAAATCTTACCAGAGAATTAAGACTAATTCCTTCTATTGACTGTGGTAAAGTTCATGGCTTAGTTGGTTAGCTTGAGAGTATCAATTATTAAAGGTGAAAAAGGTGAATAAGACATTACTAACGATTTTGATGCTTGCACTGTTACTCTTATTCATCATTTCTCCCTTTGCTGCCCTCGCTAGTTTAATGCTAGTAGTGTTAGTTTCGGCGTTTTTCTCTTTAGTTGGAAACTTGTTCCAAGTAATAATTGGTGGTGACACCGATGCTAAAGGGTCATAAAAGCAAAATTCCCAATGAAGATAGAGATTTCACAACTATTTTGATGTTACACGAAAAAGCCGCTTGCAACGTGCGATCGCTTTGGCGGCTCTCTTATTGACCTTCTCCGTAGGTTGGGTTGAGGAACGAAACCCAACACTTCCGTGACTTTGTTGGGTTTCACTTCGTTTTACCCAACCTACAATTTTCTTAACCCAAGCGTATTGCCCTACAAGCGACAAACTTTGACCTTAAAAATCAATTTTCATTTTAAAAGAGATACCACAAACTTGGTTGATTGTCTCACTGTCAGCAAGAACTTCCCAGCCAAATCGTTTATATAAACTCACGGCTGGATTTGTCGCTCTGGTACTAAGTGATATTGATGGGTAAGATGTTTTAGCTGTTGCTAACAAATGTGTGAGTAACTGCGTTCCTATGCCTTTATTTCTATGTTGAGGAAGAATTGCAATAGCTAGTTCAGGAGTTTGATCGTCAACATAGCCATATCCTTTATTTTCACCTGTCAATAGACGCAGCCATGCCGCTCCTACTGGTTGATTACTACTTTCTAGAATAGCGACAAAGCCGCTATCATCTTTACGTCCCCAATCTTTAACATATTTTGCCAAATCAGGATTATTCATTGCATCCTGTACTGTCAAATTAACATTTTCTATGAGATGGGCTGCTTCATATAGCATTTGCCAAAGAAAAGCCTCGTCTTCTTGTGTAAGTGGACGAATATAATAATCCATAACTTTCATTGAAGAGTCTCTGAGAAGCCTACACCTAGCTGTACTCAGGAGGTGTAGGTACGTCACGGTAATTTACTCAGGGGTGTCGCTAAACCGTCAATACTGACAAGATTTTTCTTCTGTTGATATTCTCTAACTCCCTCTTCACCTTTGTTGCTAGCCCAGTTGACTAAAGTCTGGCGCTCACCTCGATATTCATAGAGTGGTACGCCAAAACCACAGGAAATCTGTATTTTTTCAATGTCGGCGACGATAATTTGACGAGTTCCAGGCATCGGTACAAACAAAGAATATAGAGAGTCCCAATCTGGAGAACTCGGTAAAATCGTGTTTCCTTGACCGTAAAGACGCAGGATACGCGCGGGTTCTTCAAAAGCGCAAAACATGAAGGTTATCCGCCCATTTTCTTGCAAATGGGCTGAGGTTTCGTTACCACTGCCTGTAAGGTCTAAGTAACCTACTCGGCTGGGAGAGAGGACGCGAAAGCAGCCTAAACCTTTAGGAGATAGGTTAACATGACCCGTAGGACTCAAGGGTGCAGAGCCAACAAAGAAAAGATGTTGGGCTGCAATAAACTCTTGCTGTTCGTCAGTAATACAGTCAAAAACTTTAGCCATAGACTGTCTGATTTATATTTGGAAATTCCCCATCTTCTCAGCCTATGTCTTAGCTAAATATCTAGCAAGGGCCAATTGCTCATATCTAAAGAAGTGGGGAGTTGGGAAAAATATTACTGTCTCATGTACCGACTTGCCATTTGGATAGCATCAGCGATATCAACATCACCATCGCCGTCAGCATCCAAAAAGGAATTTAGTACAGGATTCCCGCCAGCTTGGGGATTTTGAGCGCTTGCGCCTGATTGTAAAAAATTCAGT
Protein-coding sequences here:
- the arfB gene encoding alternative ribosome rescue aminoacyl-tRNA hydrolase ArfB — protein: MLQISNKVIIPQSEIEISAIRSQGAGGQNVNKVSTAIHLRFDIVASSLPDYYKEQLLKLNDRRITQDGVVVIKAQEHRSQENNRESALRRLQELIQSAVVVTIKRKPTKPTRSSQRKRLDYKTKHGQVKSNRGEVTDY
- a CDS encoding GNAT family N-acetyltransferase, producing the protein MKVMDYYIRPLTQEDEAFLWQMLYEAAHLIENVNLTVQDAMNNPDLAKYVKDWGRKDDSGFVAILESSNQPVGAAWLRLLTGENKGYGYVDDQTPELAIAILPQHRNKGIGTQLLTHLLATAKTSYPSISLSTRATNPAVSLYKRFGWEVLADSETINQVCGISFKMKIDF
- the dpdE gene encoding protein DpdE translates to MIKLGLLVQSQNNSLGIGKVTEISDANANVEYFCSIGQRLQKTLPLSSLSEVRLEPQARCYIKYQTQDKWIVGRVFIWDEDTEMYQIDLPDKKTAIATEEDIYVRCNLPNTDPIETLAMKGHETPYFHDKRLAFVKSLIKQRAVSRGMTGLISANINLYPHQVEVVRRVLEDPIQRYLLADEVGLGKTIEAGAILRQFLLDEPKKGAVVLVPQYLLKQWRTELENKFYISHFGKRVAVLAVEDIHKINLKARIGCLILDEAHHIAAMATSKDATVRQRFQTCKELAHKSDRLLLLSATPVLNHEQDFLAMLHLLDPTTYKIGDLAGFRAKVESRQEIGRLLLSFKEGAEPAVIKSNLQQLRTLLAEDEYLLKLADDLENCLQANSTDQDQIVQAIRTHVSDIYRLHRRMLRNRRAAVEDVIFDRNFTPKEEYDLDERSPDIHELLNQWRSVAPSEKPYQRIFLVLFLAAGTWLGILEQVITARLTGKPHAKLIQEFKEDDIRLLTTTPKFSGEEEILQSFLKIIRQPQEDGGRTENLKTVVLNQLGTYFKIPANVRKNQKEFITRIQQRIKRPISGDILPKFIVFTSFVQTCGEIVRYLSDTFGAETIAKHQFGESPDKVEEGLSKFRNNPNCFILVCDRSGEEGLNLQFADWLIHFDLPWSPNQLEQRLGRLDRIGSKIGVQSCVLIGPYLEDSPHNAWYQVLKDGFGIFQQSIASLQFYVDDKLAELETALFQSSAAGLLEMISPIQEQIENEIAKISEQNALDEIDANDEIATEYFQELDNYDACHLEMKRAIEGWICEALGFRGLNNPDSSEMRRYQPSTRTLVPINELKNRFADSSLDQFGTYNRRVANQNPGIKLFRVGEGFVEALLNYINWDDRGEAFAMWRTDSSWDAKEGKEWFGFQCNYVVEVNLRLAKQVLLDNKLDSSQFKHLQRRVDALFPPIIETIYVDGRKEPIRVVEDKALLSILQRPYKDKNNNQGRDYNLAKERLGIIDDFVDPSKWQNFCYQVRNTSSELLSNRPDFIDLCQSCAKVAEKKLANRVEQLRLRLNQQSWDNALAEELKIETALNAAILEGIRQPQIRLDSVGFIVVSGRSLMQFE
- a CDS encoding pyridoxamine 5'-phosphate oxidase family protein, which produces MAKVFDCITDEQQEFIAAQHLFFVGSAPLSPTGHVNLSPKGLGCFRVLSPSRVGYLDLTGSGNETSAHLQENGRITFMFCAFEEPARILRLYGQGNTILPSSPDWDSLYSLFVPMPGTRQIIVADIEKIQISCGFGVPLYEYRGERQTLVNWASNKGEEGVREYQQKKNLVSIDGLATPLSKLP
- a CDS encoding RNA-binding S4 domain-containing protein, which encodes MKKIRDNTIKLNQYLKLMGIVPTGGQAKLMIQGGDVQVNGMLETRRGRRLVPGDKVTIEGKTLEVNLDNNEDQHLVIDFPEQTE